A stretch of DNA from Spirochaetota bacterium:
AAATTATATACTATATTTATATATATAAATTTTAATAAATATTATTATGAGGTTGTTTATGGGTTTGATAGTTGACAGACGAGATCAGGAATTTGTGTTGTATGAGATGCTGGGATTGCAGGAATTGTTTGCAACAGCACGTTTTTCAGACTACTCCAAAGATATGTTTGATATGGCAATTGATCTTTCAAAGCGTATTTCTGAAGAGGAAGTTTTGCCAAGGTACATGGAAGGCGATAGAGAAGGGGCAAAACTGGTTAATGGCGAAGTCAAAGTTCCCCAATGTTATCACTATCTTCACAAAATAATGAATGACAGTGGCCTTTTTACCATGGCAGTATCCCCGGAAGCAGGTGGTCAGGGGTTTCCGTATGTGATTGATTTAGCTGCACGCGAATACTATGTATTCAATATGGGATTTTTATTATATCCCGAAGCTGCAGTTGGGGCAGCTCACCTCATTGAAGTGTATGGTACTGAAGAGCAAAAGAAGAAATACATGTATAAGATGTATGAAGGCAAATGGGGTGGCACAATGGTATTGACTGAGCCTGAAGCAGGTTCGGATGTTGGAAATTTAAAGACAAAAGCTATTCCACAGCCTGATGGAACGTATAAAATTGTGGGAAGCAAAATATTTATTTCCGGTGGCGATTCAGACCTTTTTGAAAATATTGTACATCCGGTGCTGGCACGAATTGAAGGTGACCCGGCAGGTACCAGTGGCATTTCCATATTTCTAGTTCCCAAGTATCTGGTAAATGATGATGGTACATTAGGAAGAAAAAATGATGTAACTATTACTGGCATAGAGCACAAGATGGGATTGAAAGGCAGTGCTACCTGTTCAATGAGTTTTGGTGATAATGGCAATTGTTATGCTGAACTATTGGGTCAACCTCGTCAGGGCATGAAAATAATGTTTCAGATGATGAATGAAGCCCGTCTGGGTATGGGTCTGCAGGGTCTTGGTACTGCTTCAATTGCATACCTCCATGCATTACATTATGCACAGGAGCGAAAGCAGGGGGCAGATCTATTGAATATGCAAAATCCAGAAGCACCACGTGTTTCAATTATCAATCATCCTGATGTTCGTAGAATGCTTTTGTGGATGAAATCACATGTTGAGGGCATGCGTGCACTTGTCTATTTATGTGCACTTGCTATAGACCGCAAAGAAGCAAGTGAAGGTGAAGAAGCTGAAAAATGGCATGGAATTATGGAATTGCTTGTTCCCATAACCAAGGCATATTGTACTGATATGGGCTTCAGGGTAACAGAGCTTGCTATTCAAATTTATGGCGGTTATGGCTATTGCCAGGATTATCCGGTTGAACAGTTCATGCGTGATTTAAAAATTGCATCTATATATGAAGGCACCAATGGCATACAGGCACTTGATTTGGTTGGCCGAAAGATGTCGCAGAAGAAAGGGGCAAACTTCATTAATTTCCTTGGCGAGATTAATAAAACTATTGCACGCTACAAGGATAATCCACGGCTTGCTGATATTTCAAAGGATGTTCAGGATGCAGTTAATCTACTGGCTGACATGGGCATGTTCTTTGTTCAGTGTGGCAAAGAAGGCAAGTTTTTAATTCCAATCAGCAATGCGTATTCGTTCTTAAATCTTATGGGAACTGTTGCTTTGGGCTGGCTACTTTTTTGGCAAAGTGGTATTGCGTATGAAAAACTTGACGAAATCTGCAAACAGAATAATGTTGACGTAAATGATAAAAAAGCCGTTGCACAACTGGCAAAAGACCATAAAGATGCAGCATTCTATTCTGGTAAGATTCACAGTGCACGCTACTATATAACGCATGTACTGCCACATGCGCAGGCATATGCAAAAGCAATAAAGAGCCAAAATCTTTCAATGCTTGACATTCCGGAAGAAGGCTTTGCGATAGAGTAAGCAGGTTGTCACGCGTCACAATCAACACTAAAGCGGGTGTCCCAAAAGACACCTCTTTGCAATGACTTTTGCCTTCCTGTCATTGCGAGGAACGAAGTGACGAAGCAATCTTGCTTTTGAGGGGCATTGAGATTGCTTCACTTCGTTCGCAATGACATTGCGCTCACGCCATTGCATGCCCTATCGTTTCTTTTGAGACGGCCCCTTTTTTTATAGTAACTATCGCACATATAAAAAATACTTGCGTTAACGGTATTTGTATGGCCGATAGTTACCAACTATACATGTGAAAATGAGGAGTACGTGGCATATAAAAATTTACAAAACTTTATTATTGCCTTAGAAAATGCTGGTGAGCTGAAACGTATAACTGCGGAAGTAGATCCATATTTAGAGATTACAGAAATAGCTGACAGGATGAGTAAAACAGGTGGTCCTGCGCTTTTATTTGAAAAGGTTAAGGGGTCAGCATTTCCAGTGCTCATCAATGCGTTTGGAAGCTACAAACGTATGCAGATGGCTTTACAGTGCAATTCATTTGATGAGATTGGACAAAAAATTTTTAATCTCATCACCATGCAGCCGCCAAAAACATTTGCTGAAAAAATGAAAGCACTGTTTACGTTGAAAGACATTGTAAAGATAATGCCAAAAGAAGTGAGTAAAGCGCCGTGCCAAAAACACGTGCTAACTCAGGGAGCCTTGCTTGATGCTTTGCCCATTGTAACCTGCTGGCCAAAGGATGGTGGTCCCTTTATTACATTACCTATTGTGATAACAAAGGATCCTGAAACAGGGATTCAAAATGCAGGGATGTATCGCATGCACAAGTTTTCAAACGCCACAACCGGTATGCACTGGCAGTATAACAAAGACGGTGCACGTCATTACCGCAAATATTGTCAGTTGCAAAAACGAATGCCGATTGCAGTAGCCCTTGGAGCAAGCCCGGCTATTACATACGCTGCAACGGCACCATTGCCACCTGATATCGATGAGATGTTGTTTGCCGGTTTTTTAGAAGGTGAGCCGGTTGAGCTTGTAAAAGCGCACACAGTGGATTTGCTGGTACCTGCTGAAGCTGAGTTTATCATTGAGGGCTATGTTGATCCCGGTGATGAAACCATTGAGGGACCATTTGGTGATCACACTGGATTTTATTCTCCCGCTGACAGGTATCCTGTGTTTCATGTTACCTGTATAACAATGCGCGATAATCCTGTATATCCGGCAACAGTTGTGGGTAAACCCCCAATGGAAGACTGCTACATGGCTAAAGCCACCGAGCGAATATTTTTGCCATTTTTAAAGATGCTGGTACCTGAAATTGTTGATATTGAACTTCCGCTTGAAGGTGTGTTTCACAATTGTGCACTGGTAGCAATAAAGAAAGAATATCCCGGGCAGGCAAAGAAGGTTATCAATGTCCTGTGGGGTTTGGGTCAGATGGCATCAACAAAATTTATTGCGGTGTTTGATGATGATATTCATCTTAGGGATTATAGCACGGTGGTGTGGAAGCTATTAAACAACGTTGACCCACGCAGGGATTTAATGATAGTGGAAGGACCGCTGGATGCACTTGACCATTCGGCAAGCTATGCCAATTTTGGTGGGAAGATGGGCATTGATGCAACACGAAAAACAAAGGAAGAAGGCATGGGCAGAGAGTGGCCCGAGGAAATAAAAATGGATCCTGCTATTATTGAACTGGTAAACAAAAGGTGGAAAGAGTATGGATTTTAAAAAGCTTTCACAACTTATTTTGATAGAACAAACAGTGTTTGCGCTGCCATTTGCATATTTAGGCATTCTTTTTGCAGGCGGTGGCAGGCTTTCTACATGGATATTTGCTTCAGTTGCGCTCATTTCTGCACGAACTGCCGGAATGTGCTTCAACAGGCTTATTGATGCTGACATTGATGCAAAAAATCCCCGCACTAAAGATCGCGCGTTACCTAAAGGTGAGGTTACCCGTAATGAAGTATTGCGTGTTGCGGTTATTGCATGTGTTGTTTTCGTGCTGTCATCGTACATGCTCAATATGCTGTGTTTTTATCTTTCATTTGTGGCGATAGTTCTTTTAATAAGCTATTCATATTTCAAAAGGTTTTCATCAGCTTCGCATCTGTATTTGGGATTTGTGGAAGCAGCAGCACCTATTGGAGGATACTTAGCTGTGGCAGGCAAATTTGACCTGATACCGTTTATATTAGGTTTTGCCATCATGATGTGGATTGCTGGTCTTGATGTGGTATATGCGCTACTTGATGTTGACTTTGATAGACAGGAAGGCTTATATTCAATACCTTCACGGTATGGTGTAGATAAAGCCTTAGTTATTTCAGCTTTGTTGTATGTGTTATCGTTTAGTTCGCTTATTGCTCTGGGTGTTATGACTAACCGTAGAGAAGCATACTGGATAGGTGTGCTTTGCGTTGGAATTATTTTTATGTATCAGCAGAAGTTAGCCCGCAGCAGTGATGTTCAGCATGCAATAAAGGAATTTTTTAAGGTCAATT
This window harbors:
- a CDS encoding acyl-CoA dehydrogenase, with protein sequence MGLIVDRRDQEFVLYEMLGLQELFATARFSDYSKDMFDMAIDLSKRISEEEVLPRYMEGDREGAKLVNGEVKVPQCYHYLHKIMNDSGLFTMAVSPEAGGQGFPYVIDLAAREYYVFNMGFLLYPEAAVGAAHLIEVYGTEEQKKKYMYKMYEGKWGGTMVLTEPEAGSDVGNLKTKAIPQPDGTYKIVGSKIFISGGDSDLFENIVHPVLARIEGDPAGTSGISIFLVPKYLVNDDGTLGRKNDVTITGIEHKMGLKGSATCSMSFGDNGNCYAELLGQPRQGMKIMFQMMNEARLGMGLQGLGTASIAYLHALHYAQERKQGADLLNMQNPEAPRVSIINHPDVRRMLLWMKSHVEGMRALVYLCALAIDRKEASEGEEAEKWHGIMELLVPITKAYCTDMGFRVTELAIQIYGGYGYCQDYPVEQFMRDLKIASIYEGTNGIQALDLVGRKMSQKKGANFINFLGEINKTIARYKDNPRLADISKDVQDAVNLLADMGMFFVQCGKEGKFLIPISNAYSFLNLMGTVALGWLLFWQSGIAYEKLDEICKQNNVDVNDKKAVAQLAKDHKDAAFYSGKIHSARYYITHVLPHAQAYAKAIKSQNLSMLDIPEEGFAIE
- a CDS encoding menaquinone biosynthesis decarboxylase produces the protein MAYKNLQNFIIALENAGELKRITAEVDPYLEITEIADRMSKTGGPALLFEKVKGSAFPVLINAFGSYKRMQMALQCNSFDEIGQKIFNLITMQPPKTFAEKMKALFTLKDIVKIMPKEVSKAPCQKHVLTQGALLDALPIVTCWPKDGGPFITLPIVITKDPETGIQNAGMYRMHKFSNATTGMHWQYNKDGARHYRKYCQLQKRMPIAVALGASPAITYAATAPLPPDIDEMLFAGFLEGEPVELVKAHTVDLLVPAEAEFIIEGYVDPGDETIEGPFGDHTGFYSPADRYPVFHVTCITMRDNPVYPATVVGKPPMEDCYMAKATERIFLPFLKMLVPEIVDIELPLEGVFHNCALVAIKKEYPGQAKKVINVLWGLGQMASTKFIAVFDDDIHLRDYSTVVWKLLNNVDPRRDLMIVEGPLDALDHSASYANFGGKMGIDATRKTKEEGMGREWPEEIKMDPAIIELVNKRWKEYGF
- a CDS encoding UbiA-like polyprenyltransferase; the protein is MDFKKLSQLILIEQTVFALPFAYLGILFAGGGRLSTWIFASVALISARTAGMCFNRLIDADIDAKNPRTKDRALPKGEVTRNEVLRVAVIACVVFVLSSYMLNMLCFYLSFVAIVLLISYSYFKRFSSASHLYLGFVEAAAPIGGYLAVAGKFDLIPFILGFAIMMWIAGLDVVYALLDVDFDRQEGLYSIPSRYGVDKALVISALLYVLSFSSLIALGVMTNRREAYWIGVLCVGIIFMYQQKLARSSDVQHAIKEFFKVNSFISPVLFLATLVDVFFVM